TACATTGAGATTGTTTGATGCATTTACGGATATAAAATCTGCTTATTAACAtatacgaaaactaaaataaaaattataaaatctcatCATCCGATCAttcaattgagatctcgttagaatccttatgaaattacctttaatttgatatattttttacgaataaataatttaaatcgagagagttgcgtaaattcaaaatcttaaGATGATTTTTAGTAGGGAGAAAGTGGTTAATTTTAACTACTAGGGCAAATCTTGCGGATTGGATTGCTATCGGGTCAACCCAATATCGACCCAATCATATCGGGTCctaacccaacccaacccaacccaacccgaAATCATCGTGTCCTTATTGGGTTCAATCCAACAGATTCGCGTCGGATTCGTGCGAATTTTgtgtcatccaaaaaaatatcggTCATGTCGGATTCATGCGGATTTCGTgtcattcaaaaaaatatcggTCATCTTTTAATGATAGTAAGTTACTACACAATATAGTTTGGATATATcacactattattttttttaaaatatcggTCATcaaaatagttatttttttcttaacggATAACCCAACTCGACCCAAATCCGACCCAACCTAACCCAAAATTTTCGAGTTCTTATTGGGTCGACCCTATAAGGACCCAAATCCTAAATgtgcgtgttcgtgtcgggttaacttcgtgcggattcgtgtcggattatcgtgtcggatcaaaaattgtcagccctacACTCGCCATTCATCCACCCCCAATTTCGATTTCACACACAAACATTATCTATAAtctcaaactaaaaaaaaaaaaatcaatccctGCTCTTCAATCTCTGTCTGCTCATCAATCTCTCTGTTCTGCTCAACATGGCTATCGAACTAGACAGCCTGAATATTCTTACCAACGAAGTAGTTGTTGTTGATGACCTCATTGAGGCTGATCTGGTTATTATCAAGCACAATCTATAGGTCGCTGAAGCTAGACTCAAGAGGAATAAGGAGAGGAAAAAAACAATTGGAAAACAACAAACATCATTGAGAAATGGCCAATCTTGATAAAATAGTTGCAGTTATATCGTACTGCTGTTGTGATTCCTCTATGTTAGAGCTTTGCAGAAGCAACTTTCTTTAACATGTCATTAGTCAGCCTCTCTTTTTGTGGTTGTCATGCTATAACTGCCCTAGATCTTAGTTGCCCTTATATCGAACGTATTATACTAGATGTGTGTGATGATCTCGAGCCATCAAGATTCTTTTCAGCAAGTGTTCATCTAACCAATTCGTAATAATTGTAGGTTCATCTTGTGTCAAACTATTATGTTTCAGGTTGGGTCAATACGGTATATTgtaccaaaaaatataattaaaactgaaaaataaaccaaaattaatgtaatttcaACACAGTGAAATAAACATTGTTCACATTTCCATAATCAAAATCCAAcacaacaaaaaccaaaaaaaaataccataaTCAAGTCGAGTCCGAACAAAATACATTACAATAAttgtgacaaactaaaaaggaaaatgtgtcatttaagTGGGACGGTGGTTTGACCTGGGTACTTGTTAAACCgtactcattttgaaaaaataattataaatagttaaagtggaaaaagagtattcttctctacattattctctctcttactttactctatctGCACTCTAAGGGTGTGTTTGGATTACCTTATAAGATCAGTTAGGAAATGTTAAATGGAGTTATCAGGTGTTTGGTTTGCCATTTTTCGTTGTTGACAGGCCCAAGTTAAAAGGGGCGGCCCGCCTAATAAGCTCTGATAATGCCATTTACACTAACTTTCAAAAATTGTCAGATACATATCAGTATTgctcatttaaaaaaagtgtTCCATGTGCATTTACCTAAATAGCCCTCCATTTTGCCCTTAACTCCATTAAACAGACGAACACAACAAGGAAGAGATTCTGCTTCATCTCCTTAGGTCGACAGATTCATTCAAGAGTCGACGGAAATTTTAAGGGAAGGTCGATGAGGTTAGTTTGGTTTTTCAATTCGAAGTTAAATCCCTCATTTTTTTTGCCCTAATAATCTGAGAGAGAACAATCCACATTTGTCTAGAGTGGGTAATGGATATGGTTCTAGGTTTTGGGttaattgttgatttttgaCCCTCTGTAGGAGTTTTAGGAGTTGTGGAACAAATTCAAGATGGAATTTTGACTTGTGGAAACCATAATATTTGGGATGTGaattagttttgaatttgaggCTTTTTTTGGGCATTTTTTAGAACTATGAACATATCAATTTTTCTATGTTGCTTTAGCTGCTTCAagagtttaaaatttttggtttatataTCTATCTATGGATCATGGGATAAgttgtattttcttttggaaCCAAGCTAAATACATATATTACGAAAAACTTTATATGTCATGGgatatgttatattttctttcacaCTGTATACATAGTTTCTTGTTTCATTGTCACCATAGATCTGGATTTTAAGCTTATTTATTCAGCAGCTGTATGTGCTATTAATAGTTGGGATTAATGTATCCATCAGgattatttatctttcttaatTGAAAGATCCAAGTTCATAGAAATGTGGgatatgattttttgttttaaatgatGTGCTCAGGCTTATAGAGAGTTTCCTTCCCTTATTTTCTTTGAGAACTAAGCTAAACCTTTGTATGTCATTGAATACGACCATGCAAATTTCAGCACTAGCAAATCTTATTTTGGATACCTTAATTCATGTAATTGGCCCCTGTGGTAGTTGGAAGGTTCTAAGGTGTTGgttaattttatgttatggACCTTCCCCGTGAGTTTATTGACAAAGTTGTAGTGTGCAGTCAGGAGATCAATCTCCTACTTTGTGAAACATGATTTGAGAAATTGTTGGCCCAATTTTTATAGCAAAGGAGCTCGAAATGTTTGGATGCATTTAGCCGGAGGCTACTTACCAGCGCCGGGGAGTTTGCCATTCGAcctggttttttttttccacggCCACTGAAATCGAAAGGGAACAGAAGAAGGAGGTGCAAGATTATGAACTGCGAGAATGGACATGTGGTGTATATGTGCTAGGGTTTGCCGAGGACAGAAATggaaatacaaaaatttattaaggATAGAAATGGAAAGATGTATTAAACTCATGGTGCATTAATGCCAAACCAAACACTAGAAACGGTAACTGACTTTCCTAACAATCGAACCAAACACTTGATTATAAAAAGCTGAAGTCTGAAAAGGGAATTACAAATGTGGGATTTCTCTTTTttagagaaatggtaaatggtgaaccaaacacaccctaactatttattactccctccgttccgcagtaatagagacatttcattttgcgcactcattttgaaaaaataattataaatagttaaagtggagaaaaagtaaaataaaagagataatattgtagataagattcttctctactttattctctctcatactttactctctctccactttaactatttaatatcattttttttcaaaatgagtaagaaaatgaaatgcctctattactgtcgaacggagggagtatcattttttccaaaatgaatGCAGAAAATGATGACTATACTACTGTGGAACGAAGGAAATATATGTTTGCAAGCATATTATTACATGTTGGAGTTTATCTACTAATTGATGTTTTTGACACGAAATTGTTTACTTCTCGTGAATGATATAGTTCAAATAATTTTGCTAATCCCTAGTATTTAGTCAAATTCATGTTACTCTCTTGCTTGGGTCATTGGGTCATGCGACTTTTGTAAAATAGTTGAAGCTTTAAAAGATATTTAGCCTCACTCGTGTTACTCTTTTACAATTCTAAAGCTCCAactgttttataataatagaatgTGGCTAATTTCTTAATAGACTATTCTTTTGCACtcaaataatatactactccataggTGTACTACTTAATTAACTCTGAGACATGTGTTATTAAATGGAAGAGAAGTTCTTGAATGTGCTTTAACTTTTACAATCACTTCCCGAGTTGTAAGAACAAAACATGAACAAAAGtataatgatttttcattaaaCTAGTCAAAATCTTCAACCAAAGTCCAACAGGAAAAATATCGCATGCACCAAAAtcttaaattgattttaatgcGTTTTACAATTTAGTTTTACTCGGTttccaaaattcatcaaaccATGAAGTAACCCTTATCATTGGAGGCTAGAGCTACAACATATTCTTAAAATGTATATTGACAATATTACCcgtttaattattactataattttactAAGAATTTATGTTAATTCAGATCATGGAGaccaaataatttatctaTAGTATGAGGGTTTATTATATCGGGCACATCCTTAAGACCTTAACCATAgacttcaaaaataaataacctATGCTACCAAATGATCAATAATGTAGGTTAAATAATCTAATCTACCATTATCATAGCTACCAAATCATGTCTTagaaaaatagattaaaatgaGAATGTTAACTCCTATtatagaatgaagaaaatacgTTAATATGTTTATGTTGTAGATTTACGTAAAGTGAAACATTGGTCTTTAACCCTTTTAAGCCTAAATGAACTCCAAACATCTTATTCCTTGTATGGTATTGCCCACTTACCTTGCCATTTTGGGcgtattttcttttatctcaGGCCAACGCTATAGTGTTGATTTATCACTACTCTTatatgtgattgattttgtagctactttattatttcttttgttcattgtacttctttttattaaagacattaagaatagtgtgttaagtggatgatataaaataagagaCAATAAAATAcgaaagatgaagagagaataaagtaaaagagaacgttactttttgacaaaaataaaaaattatcttgaaacttcgtattaaaaaaaatgactcaattaatatAACATATGTGGAGTAAATAAGGTAGACAATTATAGAAGGAAAAGTGATTAAAGAAAGCGTAAAATATGGTccaaccttttttttattagaactAAAAGTGTCGATTTTTATTGGCTAGCATGTAGAAAAAAGTGAGAAAACTCCACAATAATGGGCCTTGAGTAAACGAAGCCCAAAAATATGATGATGAGTTCGGCCCATATAAAAACCCTGATACCCCTCATTCCATATCCATATATAACAGACACTCGAATAACTACCGTGAATAAAAATTGACATTCCCttcatgtttatttaataatttttaaaaattaaaatataatctacaCCTGATATTCTAATCTAATAGTTAAAATTTAGTCTTAATCTAAGAGTGCTAATTAGTTAACTATCGATATATTCTAATACCTAATAGAACTCTgctaatatttaaatatttgtataatatctagatattttcttttacaaagattaagtttatttatatttattccaaCATAGAAATGCCAAGAAAAGGGGTTTTCTAGGTTTCCTGTATTCATTCATTCCCTTGTTAACTTCTCCTCGCAATTTAGTTGAAAACTAAACTGTCAGGCCAAGAAACCCATGTATCCCCTTCACATCCTTCACCCTAATCTCATTCCCTTGTTTGGGCACGCAcaagtagttgaaattgtacattttctaattatttccgttgtaactttttaaattaaataatgtaggttttgcatttaatttaatatttaattttactatttattattatatgtgaaaataaaaaaataaaaataaattattaatgagTTCTAAAAAGGATAGTCTGACCATTAGTCCACACTACTGGACGAGGAAGTGCTGGACTAAGAAATGCTAATGACTATAATTTGGCAGTGTCCAGACCATTATTGATGCTCTTAGGAACTTATCAATACTTACCAtgcaaagagaaaaaaaatttgggacgctgtttttattgaatagttattaaatatattaattacataagttttacttcatctatctcacaataagagtcactcttattgtgggcacggattttaagaaatgtaaagaatagtgggttgaaaaagttagtggaatatgagacacactttttaaaattgttcataataaaatgtgagtgaagtgaattAGTAGAGTGTGAaacctacttatcatttatggtaaaaatgaagtgtgactcttattgtgagacgaactaaaatggaaaactgtgactcttattgtgggacggaggaagtatttattattatttttatttgtatggTTGATCACATTATGGTCATTTAGCATCACTCTGTTGGATAAATGAATATGGAGAGCCTTTGGATACTCCCTAGGTGTTCAAGGGTTCTTTCACATTGCTTCAACAATTGCAGCCCAACGAGAAATGGGTATTCGAAAAGTCACCCAATCCATTGAGAAACGAGCATTTAACGAGTCACAAGTTAAAAATATTAGGAAAAAGATAAGTGGTCAGGTTGGGGTCTTCGAAGGCTCAGTTCGACTCTACCCGGATGAGTTAGGACGCGGAACTGGTGGCTCGTAAAAGCTGAAGTGCGGGACTTGAGTCGGGTTAGTTAGATTCGATCTGGTGCTCAAAATATCATGACCCAAAATAGCTTGATTTGAATAAATGTGCTAGTCTCCAAAATTGCagctaaaatttgaaatcagaTGGCTACTTTAGGGGCTCACCGTAGCTCGCTCGGTTTGAGTCACCGATTGGGGCTGATGGCTCGTTGTTCACCAAATTCATGGCTACAAGTAGGTAGGGTCGGGGGCTTGAGCTCAGGCCCGGGTCAGCTGGAAAAGTGGCTCGAGCATAGAGGGTCGCACAGTTTTTGATGACTCGgtctatattattaaatgaataCTTTTATACATGTGACTCATATACTACATGAGTGCTATTATCCATATTGGTgacaacatttaattttaaaataaatttcacatgtttttctattattgttttgataaaaaaaattgagctTTCATATATGCTTTGCTGCTCTATAATCCATTCCtcaatcatcaaattttgattttgagcaAATGAATATGTAAACATGAAATTGGTCAACTCAAGTCAAGACCAAATTTTCaacaactaaataaaatatcactacaatatttaaatcaatcaTATGATCTTGGGCATATTTTTCAAGGGATATTTtgttctcatattttatcaatacataacatataaaactaaatgaaTGAATATCAAGTGATCTCAAATTCCTCGAGTTGAACAAATTCATACAAGGAGGGGAAGTAAAAATAGCATCTTTAAAGATTAAGAAGACCTCTTAATATAGTTAGATCCATTTCATACAAAAGATCATACATATTGCAACACACATTCTTGCTATGAACTAAGGCTGATTCAACATTCTTGCTATGAACTAAACTAAGAACTATTATGGAAAAATCATAGAAAAATTATCAGCAAGACCTCATTTATTGTGAGAGGGGTTGGAAGCGGTCGGAGGCCGTTTCCTGAGGCCATTCTGCATTGCTTTCTCCGGCTGCACCGTGCATCCGCCCGATCTGGCTTTGCTAACAGAGAGTGAATTTGCAGAAAGTAGTAGCTTTCTCGACTGCTGATTTGCGTTGGCTACATGTAGATCAGATGTAGAGTATAAATGCAAAAGGATCaagaatataaagaaatatCTTCTTGTGTGATTGTTTCTCATCTCtttgatcaaataatattgGAATGGGCagtttataattatagtgTCAGCAAAATGCCCATTTCCTGTGCTTTAGACAGAAACATGTGTTGCTTATAAAAGTATAAAGGCTACTAGATTGActcaaataatactatatggattttgaatattaCAATGTCTAATGTTTATTTACAGGTCATATGGCTGATTGTGACATGACCTGTCCCATTTTACCCTATCCCACTTGCACATATATTGATTAGTAAGATTCTAAGACAAAATTCTTGATATAGGTCACATAATGGGTAGGAAGTATCACATGACATGTGATGCTAATTTGGGTATAATTAATCTCTAAAAAGATTAATGAACATGAGTCATGTGGCTGCTAACATCCTATcacattactttttttttcctaacttcctctcttcttttatttctctccTTTTCAACTAGTGTGAGTAAATACACCTTATTTGGGTCCAACAATAGttttagaaagaaaatgattttcaCTTCATCAAAGGTTATTAGTTATGAGTCTAGAGTAAATGTGGGTGGATGTTGTAGAGACAGCAGGGTATCTTTGATCTTGAGTATTTTTCTATCACATATCAATTTTCTCATGAGAATtcacacatttattttttttggactgAGGAAGCAtgttatattcataaataaatttgtttgaCGAATATAAATTTGCTAGAGATGTATCGAAACAATCACAGAACAATCAACACGAGTTAAATGTTTCCAAGGATATTTGGGCACTCAAgccattattaattattgtaagCTCTCGAAACATTGTACAGAATATCTAAAATAAGCTTAGTGAAACACACTCTTAAATATCTAGCTGAAAACAGTATGAAATTTCTTACAAGTAACTCGCATTACAAAAATACAATACCATTTGTATGATATGACACCCCATCTGCACTTGTAAATGCTCAGTACACAACAAAAATAGCATACATGCTTTGTATGTACAACATTGTATCTCTATTTCTGATCTCCTTATGTGTAGTTGTATTGATcaagaagaacaagaaagcATGCACACGCCAGGACGATACGCCCAGGCAGGAGGCAACCGAGCATATTTTTCCATCCCGGGTTGCTCATCATACGGCCTTGACATGACCTTCAATACCCGTCGTACCTCTTCAAAATCACCTTGTTCTGCTGCATCGATGGCACTTTGGCATAAATAGTTTCTGAGAATGTATCTCGGATTTACTGAGTCCATtgattttttcctctcttcgTCAGAAATTCCACTAGCAGAAAGCTAAGCAGAcaccaaaaaaagaagaattaatacataattaaatggAGAACTGGTTCCTTTTTAGATAGTTATAATTCACATTGCTACAAACGGGGCATGTACATTGCATCTTGATCAACGAAAGTTTATCAAGATATTGCATATATAATGAGCTTAGACTCTGGCTGCATGCTCAACAAATACTCCCATAAAAAAACTAGGAAAATCAAACTTGTGCAGCCTCATCATTCTTTTGAGGCTCTCTACCTTCATTTTGACGTTAACGATTTTGTAACATAGCTAAGTTTGGAGAACAACTCTATCCCCCCACCCCACCCCCAAAAAAAGTTGCATGGTCACCCAACCATTCTTTTTCTTGAGCTTAGCTCTGAAACGGTGACACCTATGGTTTGGTGTTAGGCTTCATACAAGCCACATATAAACTAAGTTCACAAATATCACATGCCTATGGAAAAGAGTAGTACTTTTCAGTAGGGATAGCTATGGCAGCAGGAACacgaaaattatttattaaattaagtccacgaaaataatccaaaaactGAGGCAAACCACATTTCATGCACATCACACTTCTCTTACCATCCTCTTCTGAATATATTGTCTTGTGCATATCTATATCCAGCATAacaaaagagaagaaagaagagaacCCTAAATACTTATGGCATACCTCTTGTATATAGGACTTCACCCAGCTAGTCCATGCATCTTTGCGCTCTTTGCCAATGTCCAACAGAACAGCTTTAAGAGTAACCAATAGTTCATCGTCTTGAATAGTAAGATCAGCCTTTACATTTGAAAGCAACCGAAAGAAGTTTGTGTAGTCAACTTTATCAACAGCCATGTTTTTAAGAAGATCACTGATCAACTGCTTATTGTACTTAGATAGACCAAGCTTTTTGGTCATTATGGCTTGATACTCATCCATAAACTTCGTTCCATAcctagagtttttttttaaaaaggtcATGAAAATCTCGGTGAAAAAGTACAAAGGGGAAGGAGGAGCATTAATATTACCTTTCCATAGCATAGTTTGACTCCTTCTCATTTATTAACTGGGCGGCAGACAGAGTTGTGGCAAATTGCGCAATATTCCATAGACCAATATCAGGTTGATTTGCGAAGCAGTACCTTCTTCCGGGAAGATCAGTAGTGTTTGGGGTGTAACTAGGGTCAAATGCATCCAAGAAACCAAAAGGACCATAATCAATGGTGAGTCCCAATGCACTCATGTTGTCCGTGTTTAACACTCCATGGGTAAAGCCAACGCCCTGCCATTTTGCAATTAAAGAAGCAGTGCGCTCTGCAACTTCCACAGCCCAAGCTGATTCATTCATTgcaatacaataaaataagacatGGAATGGTGAAAGGAGATAGATGATAAGCTTTCAGccaataacaaaatcaaatagcaGAAACTACCCATAGGATCTATTTAGATTTACCATATAAGTTAACACACTGGACAGATAAAATGGATAACAGAGGAAAATCGATTCATTCAACTCCACACATCatctatcttcatcttctttccATAAAAAGAGATCATTATTCATTTGAAACCAAAGTAACTACGGAAACAGAGTGATAATTTCATTAGCAAGTGCCctccataaattaataaatgagaGATAATTCTTGGTGATGAAAAGGACCAACTTGACCACAGTACATGTCATTGCCCATCAACAACAACTATGTGCACCATTCACTAGCTTGATGATCCACAAACACCATAAAACCCTGATTTAGGAGAAATAGGAAAAAGCAATGTACTAATGATGCTTATGTAATTCATATTAATCCCAGTAGCATGGTCACATTCTTAGGTTTATAGGCAGTGAGCACTTATGTGTGGTGAGgaatatatactaatataaccACAACGATTAGGTGTGGCCAGTAAAAAAGATTAACGCTACACTACCCCATTAGAGTATCAGCTCCAAAATATATCCATAAAGTTGTCATCAGGTCTAATGAGATCCATGAACTATGACTATGAGTTTATATACACCTGTTATGTAAAAGTGTATAGGTGAAGATTTACAGAGATGACTAGAACAATATTGGATGAATACCAAGTGCAGAGAGTATGAATAGCAAATcctcaaatttaaaacatagTAACATACCAGCATATTTGTTAGAAGTTAAATCAACCACTGAATCATCTCCTTCACCAGTACTGAAAGATAAACTGTCACTTTTACTGAGATTCTCTAAATGGGGGAAGTGATGCCTAATGGTATAGTCAGCCAAAGTGCGCACAAGGCCAAGATCCTCCTTTCCTCTTGAAGCATGGATTTGGTATGAACCAAAACGAAGAAAGGATGGAGCAACTCGGCAAACAACTGCACCAGGTTCATCTTTTGGGTTGCCACTGCAATCAAATGAACCAATGGTTGTCAAATGTGCAATTTGTAGCTAACCAGCTAAATAAGTAATTGAAAGTGAAAGAACAAAGATAAAACTGGAAATCTTTTGAATGATGACATGGATCATGCATGGATAATTAGGAAAATCCAGGAAATTTAGGCCTAGATATAATGACACTCTTATTTGATTGAAAGAAGATACATCACCAGTTGGGTATGTTTAGGACATATTAAGAGACGTACTCATAAAACATGTCGCGGGTAACATATTTTCCAGTAGTCACTAGGCATAGTGCACGCGTTGTGGGGATTCCTAGAAAGTGCATTGCCTCACTGCAGAGAAACTCTCGGATACTACTGCGTAGAACTGCAAGGCCATCAGCAAATCGACTGTATGGTGTCTTCCCAGCACCCTTAAGCTGCAATTCCCACCTGTGACCACTAGAATTAACAAGTTCTCCCAGCGTAATTGCCCTACCATCACCCAACTGGCCAGCCCACATGCCAAACTGATGTCCTCCATAGCACTGAGCATAAGACATCCTATACAAAAGTTACGGATAAAGAGAAATTAGAGGCAGagtgagaaattaaaaatttggggggttataatgaaaagaaaagaaaagggagAATCACGGAAACTCACCCTCCAGATAAAGGCGATGCCCCAGAAAATATTTGAGGAAAATCAGGCCTTTCAAATCTGAGAGTTAAACAAATTAGCCATAAAATACAACTATCTACTGTGAATATGCATAAATTTTTAGAGGATGCAAAGAAATAACCAATGAAGCCAGGCATCActgcataaaattaaacttactCTCTTGCATCCAAATCAAGTAACTCTGCAACTGAATCAGACCATGCGACAAGCTGAGGATTATCCACCTCAGCAGATGGTGATACTTTTGTGTAACAAGAATGCAAAACCTGAAAATATCAGATAACAGGCATGTTGCAGTGTAAGCTATAGCATC
The genomic region above belongs to Salvia hispanica cultivar TCC Black 2014 chromosome 3, UniMelb_Shisp_WGS_1.0, whole genome shotgun sequence and contains:
- the LOC125214546 gene encoding protein adenylyltransferase SelO, whose amino-acid sequence is MLSHISASLSHTSSLTATTAFSLRPSLTSRFRLHPFNSRKLRFSSAASMDRTSPPASVDSISEDLKNQRLEEDNHVVDGVRNAANSDNITPNRVNLKLEELKWDHSFVRELPGDPRTDSIPREVLHSCYTKVSPSAEVDNPQLVAWSDSVAELLDLDAREFERPDFPQIFSGASPLSGGMSYAQCYGGHQFGMWAGQLGDGRAITLGELVNSSGHRWELQLKGAGKTPYSRFADGLAVLRSSIREFLCSEAMHFLGIPTTRALCLVTTGKYVTRDMFYDGNPKDEPGAVVCRVAPSFLRFGSYQIHASRGKEDLGLVRTLADYTIRHHFPHLENLSKSDSLSFSTGEGDDSVVDLTSNKYAAWAVEVAERTASLIAKWQGVGFTHGVLNTDNMSALGLTIDYGPFGFLDAFDPSYTPNTTDLPGRRYCFANQPDIGLWNIAQFATTLSAAQLINEKESNYAMERYGTKFMDEYQAIMTKKLGLSKYNKQLISDLLKNMAVDKVDYTNFFRLLSNVKADLTIQDDELLVTLKAVLLDIGKERKDAWTSWVKSYIQELSASGISDEERKKSMDSVNPRYILRNYLCQSAIDAAEQGDFEEVRRVLKVMSRPYDEQPGMEKYARLPPAWAYRPGVCMLSCSS